The following coding sequences are from one Paenibacillus stellifer window:
- a CDS encoding glycoside hydrolase family 66 protein, with the protein MAGTIAIGAAVMVASACGKAPDPVESPPENEEIQKVSLLKELSTDKAAYWPGEAVRFQLKFKQASPGGTVNIRYLHLNRIIKEERLQAEGDKLVWSWEPPMEEGQGYLAEVVYERDGKGDQINIAVDVSSDWGKFPRYGYVADFQSMSTGEMSRVIERLNRFHINGIQFYDWQYKHQEPIRLEEGRPAAEWKDIANRSVSFDTVRDYIGLAHNHGMKAMNYNLLYGAYTDAEQDGVSREWGLFKSPGGADQDKHPLPDDWASDIDLYDPSNPDWQNYLIGKESRTFEWLPFDGWHVDQLGDRGELWTHDGKSVNLAATYPLFLNAAKERLDVDYVMNAVGQFGQELIAREAPVKFLYTEVWGNHPHYRNLKEVIDENSRYSGNRLNTVLAAYMNYHLSDSPGMFNTPGILLTDAVIFASGGSHLELGENMLSKEYFPHKNLSVSPELEEQLIKYYDFLVAYQNLLRDHPKESSLKAEGTEEIAVSDQAEQGKVWSFSKYKDGKEIMHFINFTDASTMDWNDAHGTQSEPEERRNVSVSVKTDRPISNIWFASPDQNGGSPQALPFSQQDGVVEWELPVLKYWDMAVIEYWE; encoded by the coding sequence ATGGCCGGCACTATAGCGATCGGCGCTGCTGTAATGGTGGCTTCGGCTTGCGGGAAAGCGCCGGATCCAGTCGAGAGCCCTCCTGAAAATGAAGAAATTCAAAAAGTTTCCCTGCTGAAGGAGCTGTCCACAGATAAAGCGGCTTATTGGCCCGGGGAGGCCGTTCGCTTTCAATTGAAGTTCAAGCAGGCTTCACCGGGCGGAACCGTCAATATCCGGTATTTGCATTTGAACCGGATCATAAAGGAAGAGAGGCTGCAGGCCGAAGGGGACAAGCTGGTCTGGAGCTGGGAGCCGCCCATGGAAGAAGGGCAAGGTTATTTGGCCGAAGTAGTGTATGAGCGTGACGGCAAGGGGGATCAGATCAACATCGCTGTGGACGTATCCTCCGATTGGGGGAAATTTCCCCGTTACGGTTATGTAGCTGATTTCCAGTCTATGAGCACGGGCGAGATGTCCCGGGTCATCGAACGCTTGAACCGTTTCCATATCAACGGCATCCAATTCTACGATTGGCAGTACAAGCACCAGGAGCCTATTCGTCTGGAAGAAGGCAGGCCGGCTGCGGAGTGGAAGGATATTGCCAACCGATCCGTATCGTTTGATACGGTGAGAGACTATATCGGCTTGGCCCACAATCACGGCATGAAGGCTATGAATTACAACCTGCTGTATGGCGCCTATACGGATGCGGAACAGGACGGAGTGAGCAGAGAGTGGGGCTTGTTCAAGTCCCCGGGCGGTGCCGATCAGGATAAACACCCGCTTCCGGACGATTGGGCAAGCGATATTGATCTGTATGATCCCTCTAACCCCGATTGGCAGAACTACTTGATCGGGAAGGAAAGCCGGACTTTCGAATGGCTTCCTTTTGACGGATGGCATGTGGATCAGCTCGGAGACAGGGGAGAATTATGGACCCATGACGGCAAAAGCGTCAACCTTGCCGCCACTTATCCATTATTCTTGAATGCGGCCAAGGAAAGGCTTGATGTCGATTATGTCATGAACGCAGTCGGCCAGTTCGGCCAGGAATTGATTGCCCGGGAAGCACCGGTCAAGTTTCTGTACACCGAGGTTTGGGGCAATCATCCGCATTATCGGAATTTGAAGGAAGTGATTGATGAGAATTCGAGGTACAGCGGAAACCGGCTGAACACGGTATTGGCCGCATACATGAATTATCATTTATCCGATTCGCCGGGAATGTTCAACACACCCGGAATTCTGCTGACGGATGCGGTGATATTTGCCTCCGGGGGGTCCCATCTGGAGCTTGGGGAGAATATGCTGTCCAAAGAATATTTTCCTCATAAAAATCTAAGCGTATCTCCCGAATTGGAAGAACAGTTGATCAAGTACTACGATTTTCTGGTTGCCTATCAGAATCTTCTACGGGATCACCCGAAAGAGTCAAGCCTTAAAGCTGAAGGGACGGAAGAAATCGCTGTATCCGATCAAGCGGAACAAGGCAAAGTATGGTCCTTCTCCAAATACAAGGATGGAAAAGAAATCATGCACTTTATCAATTTCACGGATGCTTCCACCATGGATTGGAATGATGCTCACGGAACGCAATCGGAACCGGAGGAAAGGCGGAATGTTTCCGTCTCTGTAAAAACGGATCGCCCGATTTCTAATATATGGTTCGCCTCCCCGGATCAAAATGGAGGATCACCCCAAGCGTTGCCGTTCTCGCAGCAGGATGGGGTTGTCGAATGGGAGCTGCCCGTGCTGAAATACTGGGACATGGCCGTTATTGAATATTGGGAGTAG
- a CDS encoding transposase, whose protein sequence is MYILQESLFSFEELQKIESKERLPIFFSALDLRPYARELRNPSPRGADGHCRQGILRALLAAPLENIDTFTGLARRLKFDLRFRYQCGLRLDIPAPSISTLSRVFAELTGKGLAKQLFEDLVTQCQEAGIIDGTHVAIDSAAIHAYEKKEPKRKSELTGNANWGAKFDTFGNKVKWFGYKLHLAVDAKSELPMALKVTSAHVNDGDEGPALMTTVAAKSKVKFFMLDAGYDQIKNYEAARNVKAQAIIPLNPRNEKEPPAGITRKGTPCCSMGFPMTYWGQEKVHLKFRCPHATGQVDCPLGMAACSSSNYGMVVKINSQTDLRRYALPHRESRGWKELYNKRTSVERCNSRMKTYLTADQLHVWGIQKVTTHQYLNAIVLLASALAIAKQRVQNAA, encoded by the coding sequence ATGTATATTCTCCAAGAAAGTCTATTTTCCTTTGAAGAGCTTCAAAAAATCGAATCGAAAGAGCGATTGCCCATCTTTTTCAGCGCTTTGGACCTGCGACCTTACGCAAGAGAATTGAGAAATCCCTCACCCCGAGGAGCAGACGGACACTGTCGTCAAGGCATTCTTCGCGCGCTACTCGCAGCTCCTTTAGAGAATATCGATACGTTCACCGGCCTAGCGCGCAGACTAAAGTTTGACCTCCGTTTCCGTTACCAATGTGGGCTTCGACTGGATATCCCCGCTCCTTCGATTTCTACATTAAGTCGAGTCTTTGCCGAGTTGACTGGCAAAGGCCTTGCCAAGCAGTTGTTTGAGGATCTTGTGACTCAGTGCCAAGAAGCTGGAATCATCGACGGAACTCATGTCGCTATCGACAGCGCCGCTATTCACGCTTACGAGAAAAAGGAACCCAAGCGAAAAAGTGAACTCACCGGCAATGCCAACTGGGGTGCCAAGTTTGACACCTTTGGCAACAAAGTCAAGTGGTTTGGCTATAAGTTGCATCTGGCCGTCGATGCCAAAAGTGAACTTCCCATGGCGCTCAAGGTGACCTCTGCCCATGTGAACGACGGAGACGAAGGGCCTGCACTCATGACGACTGTCGCTGCGAAATCTAAAGTGAAATTCTTCATGCTGGATGCGGGCTACGACCAAATAAAAAACTACGAGGCCGCCCGGAACGTCAAGGCGCAAGCCATTATTCCGCTGAATCCACGGAATGAAAAGGAACCGCCAGCGGGGATTACCCGCAAAGGCACGCCCTGTTGTTCGATGGGATTTCCCATGACGTATTGGGGACAGGAAAAGGTGCATTTAAAATTCCGTTGTCCACATGCGACAGGTCAAGTGGATTGTCCTTTGGGCATGGCCGCTTGTTCGTCCTCCAATTATGGAATGGTGGTTAAAATCAACAGTCAAACGGATCTCCGGCGTTATGCGCTACCGCATCGGGAAAGCCGAGGCTGGAAGGAACTTTACAATAAACGAACCAGTGTAGAACGCTGCAATTCTCGAATGAAGACCTATTTAACTGCAGACCAGCTTCACGTCTGGGGGATTCAAAAAGTGACAACTCACCAATATTTAAATGCGATTGTGTTACTTGCCTCTGCGCTTGCCATTGCGAAGCAACGAGTACAGAACGCCGCTTAA
- a CDS encoding NifB/NifX family molybdenum-iron cluster-binding protein, translating to MEEREAVDESTVRVTETKPNNEGGAEADSSSSASNSVRIAVATRGDGKVNVHFGHATEFWIYNVSGQETEFLEKRSVEAYCSGRTDCVSPDDKKKIFDDTAEMLGDCRIILCAGIGDSPRSKLLKRGIISLAGRGGIEELLLESLEFYRDLGF from the coding sequence GTGGAAGAGAGAGAAGCCGTAGACGAATCAACTGTACGGGTCACGGAGACGAAGCCGAATAATGAAGGCGGCGCCGAAGCCGACTCATCGTCATCCGCGTCCAATAGTGTCCGAATTGCGGTAGCAACCCGGGGGGACGGCAAGGTCAATGTCCATTTCGGTCATGCCACCGAGTTCTGGATCTATAACGTTTCCGGGCAGGAGACGGAGTTTCTGGAGAAACGCAGCGTGGAAGCATACTGCAGCGGACGAACCGATTGTGTGAGTCCCGATGACAAGAAGAAGATTTTTGACGATACGGCGGAGATGCTGGGCGACTGCCGGATTATCCTGTGTGCGGGGATCGGAGACTCGCCAAGAAGCAAGCTGCTAAAGAGAGGAATTATAAGCTTGGCCGGCAGAGGCGGCATCGAGGAACTGCTGCTTGAAAGCCTGGAATTTTATCGCGACCTAGGATTTTAA
- a CDS encoding sensor domain-containing diguanylate cyclase — MDISAVSVVQQLMKDHEGKGQYINLSGVDLLAGYAKIPSTHWGLVVVSPTQIIYDQLYRHVKLLLLYTSLPLLVLILIVVWAAHQLAKPFVVLANLVQQFEEGGVELPERREHWNREADLLTRTVVGALRNFQRQNDQLSQEANTDMLTGLSNRRTFEDTIQSWADQHIAFAILVLDIDRFKFINDTYGHQAGDLVLRQVAAIIREEVAPQDLSSRFGGEEFVVLLQGAHGDEAYLKAEQIRLAVERASMPVDHTVTVSIGIAIYPLHASVPTELFHLADNALYQAKAEGRNRTVLIQALDLPGQ; from the coding sequence ATGGATATCAGTGCGGTTTCCGTCGTCCAGCAATTGATGAAGGATCATGAGGGAAAGGGACAGTACATCAATTTGAGCGGAGTGGATCTGCTGGCGGGGTATGCCAAGATTCCCTCCACGCACTGGGGGCTTGTCGTAGTTTCGCCTACTCAGATCATCTACGACCAGTTATATCGGCATGTCAAGCTATTGCTTCTCTACACGTCGCTTCCCTTGCTGGTGCTGATCCTAATTGTGGTCTGGGCGGCCCATCAGCTGGCCAAACCGTTCGTGGTCCTGGCTAATCTGGTCCAGCAGTTTGAAGAGGGCGGCGTGGAGCTGCCCGAAAGGAGAGAGCATTGGAACCGGGAGGCGGATCTTCTGACTCGAACGGTAGTGGGGGCTCTGCGGAATTTCCAGCGGCAGAACGATCAGTTAAGCCAGGAGGCGAACACGGACATGCTGACCGGGCTATCGAACCGCAGAACATTCGAGGATACCATCCAGAGCTGGGCCGATCAGCACATCGCTTTTGCCATACTTGTTCTGGATATTGACCGGTTCAAATTCATTAACGACACCTATGGACATCAGGCGGGAGATTTGGTGCTGAGGCAGGTGGCTGCGATCATTCGGGAGGAAGTGGCTCCGCAGGATCTAAGCTCCCGATTCGGCGGTGAGGAATTTGTCGTGCTGCTGCAGGGGGCGCATGGTGATGAGGCCTATCTGAAAGCAGAGCAAATCCGGCTGGCGGTGGAACGGGCATCCATGCCGGTCGATCATACGGTAACCGTCTCGATTGGCATAGCCATATATCCGCTGCACGCTTCGGTACCCACGGAGCTGTTTCATCTGGCGGACAATGCCTTGTATCAGGCTAAGGCTGAAGGAAGAAACCGCACGGTCCTCATTCAAGCGCTGGATCTGCCGGGTCAATAG
- a CDS encoding HipA domain-containing protein: MHKHIPVVDMELDEASGSISAIGHVHAEQHVPVGIPVKKGRIDRAALNEWWRGRAIPASRDGIKEALLEFNLSTTQKLLDKSLGLSLSDKYWIRPTGSVMEWSSINFFDHPFSEDVGNVLFGKGSSGEPISLMSPDNTSDGWLRKKWTIIEGKRCLVKGGSGALQQEPYNEVVATRIMDRLGIEHVPYQLIMQEEYPYSVCEDFITPQTELVTAWYVMQTRPKANHISVYQHYLNCCEALGIPGVVKSLDRMIVVDYLIANEDRHQNNFGVIRNAETLEWVGPSPIYDSGTSLWFSKPLSLISPTAKLTCKPFKQTHGEQIKLVTSFDWLDLSALHGIEEEVRAVFRDSVFVDEARCEAICQALNKRIEMLTEIVQSRHAKGWADDRSADVTRDIAYSGAQSEEERDQ; this comes from the coding sequence ATGCACAAACACATACCCGTAGTCGATATGGAGCTGGATGAGGCGTCCGGCTCGATCTCTGCGATCGGCCATGTTCATGCTGAGCAGCATGTGCCTGTAGGCATACCCGTAAAAAAGGGGAGAATTGACCGGGCTGCACTCAATGAATGGTGGAGAGGTCGAGCGATTCCGGCCAGCCGAGACGGAATCAAAGAGGCGTTGCTTGAGTTTAATTTGTCCACCACACAAAAGCTTCTGGATAAAAGCTTGGGACTCAGCTTGTCCGATAAATACTGGATTCGCCCAACGGGCTCGGTAATGGAGTGGTCCTCGATCAATTTCTTTGACCACCCGTTCTCCGAAGATGTCGGGAATGTCTTGTTTGGCAAAGGCTCATCCGGTGAGCCAATCAGTCTGATGTCTCCGGACAATACGTCGGATGGCTGGCTGCGGAAAAAATGGACCATCATTGAGGGCAAGCGTTGTCTGGTGAAGGGCGGGAGCGGCGCGCTCCAGCAGGAACCCTATAATGAAGTAGTGGCGACTCGCATCATGGACCGGCTGGGAATCGAGCATGTTCCCTACCAATTGATAATGCAGGAGGAGTACCCCTATAGCGTCTGTGAAGATTTTATCACACCGCAGACAGAATTGGTTACGGCCTGGTATGTGATGCAGACCCGGCCGAAGGCCAATCATATTTCGGTGTATCAGCATTACTTGAATTGTTGCGAGGCACTGGGCATTCCCGGTGTTGTAAAGTCCCTGGACCGGATGATCGTCGTGGATTATCTGATCGCCAATGAGGATCGGCATCAGAACAACTTCGGCGTCATTCGTAATGCTGAGACGTTGGAATGGGTCGGACCGTCGCCGATCTACGATAGCGGCACATCTCTTTGGTTCTCCAAGCCGCTTTCCTTGATTTCGCCCACCGCCAAGCTGACCTGTAAGCCGTTCAAGCAGACGCATGGCGAACAAATCAAACTGGTCACGTCGTTTGACTGGCTCGACTTGTCGGCATTGCATGGCATAGAGGAAGAGGTCAGAGCGGTGTTTCGTGATTCGGTATTTGTGGATGAGGCCCGGTGCGAGGCGATCTGTCAGGCTTTGAACAAGCGGATTGAGATGCTTACGGAGATCGTTCAATCCCGCCATGCCAAGGGGTGGGCGGATGACCGAAGCGCAGATGTCACCCGGGATATCGCATATAGCGGAGCGCAGTCAGAAGAAGAGCGGGATCAATAA
- a CDS encoding glycoside hydrolase family 31 protein: protein MSKKLAKAAVCLSLLTGTFAAVLPANVAFAETQPEADTPLDKQNLKPLSVQSLETLENGVKLNLGDYQGFIRLFSEDMAKISVVKNGEDEFISPGIAKKDWKTPDFETKETDQEYILSTKEITVKINKSPFGVKFLDKQGNVINEDAAQGVGYENGKPYVFKKTDSTENFYGFGEQSGGLNKRGKSLGMWNTDAYSYNKNTKYLYTSIPFFIGLKDKKAYGIFFDNTYRSYYEMASEKDDYYYFYANGGTLTYYFINGPEIGDVIDRYTELTGKTETPPMWSLGFHQSKWGYTPEELVKVAQTYREKKIPLDTMHFDIDYMDGYRVFTWNDEYKQALKTLKDEGFHAITINDPAVKQDENYSVYQEGTAKNFWAKNPDGSTFIGEVWPGKSAFPNFLKSDVRNWWGNNLGTLLNEGVDGIWNDMNEPAVFDGPFHTMPLDVVFEDDNGEKVTHSEYHNLYGHHEAEATYDGYLKNKPNTRPFVLTRDMYAGTQRYAALWTGDNVSNWEHLQMSIPMNANVGLSGVPFVGNDIGGFAKSPGNVPTPELFARWIEVGAFLPFARDHYDNSAKSGLGTGQEPWEFGKEVEDISRKYISMRYELMPYLYNQFKESSENGQPVQQPLVYQFQDDPKTYNIEDQFMFGDSMMLAPVVKEGQTSREVYLPAGETWVDYWTGKKYEGNQSITVNADLGTLPMFVKNNSIIPRQEVEQSTDEKKLENLILDTYLNDKATYSFYEDDAETLDYKQGEFNITEFQVDKKGNHIEFKQDKKAQNYASAITSYTLKLHDAEQPNKVQAADHKYDQAGSLEQLNGQENGYYFDSAEKVLYVKIPAGENHSVKIQ from the coding sequence ATGTCAAAAAAACTGGCGAAGGCAGCCGTGTGCCTGAGTCTGCTGACCGGGACATTTGCTGCAGTCCTGCCGGCAAACGTAGCTTTTGCGGAAACGCAGCCGGAAGCGGATACTCCGCTGGACAAGCAGAATCTTAAGCCATTATCTGTACAATCGTTGGAAACTCTTGAAAACGGAGTAAAGTTGAACCTGGGGGATTATCAAGGATTTATTCGGCTCTTTTCAGAGGACATGGCCAAAATCTCGGTCGTTAAAAACGGCGAAGACGAGTTCATCTCCCCTGGAATTGCCAAGAAGGACTGGAAGACACCGGACTTTGAAACAAAAGAAACGGATCAGGAGTATATTCTGTCCACTAAGGAAATCACGGTGAAAATTAACAAAAGTCCGTTCGGCGTCAAATTTTTGGACAAGCAGGGAAATGTCATTAATGAAGATGCCGCGCAGGGTGTCGGCTATGAAAACGGCAAGCCGTATGTATTTAAAAAAACAGACAGCACGGAGAACTTCTACGGTTTCGGCGAACAATCCGGCGGGCTGAACAAACGCGGCAAAAGCCTCGGCATGTGGAATACGGACGCTTATTCCTATAACAAAAATACGAAGTATCTGTATACGTCCATTCCCTTCTTCATCGGGCTGAAAGATAAAAAGGCTTACGGTATTTTCTTCGACAATACGTATCGCTCCTATTATGAAATGGCCAGCGAAAAAGACGACTATTACTATTTCTACGCCAATGGCGGCACGCTTACTTACTACTTCATCAACGGTCCGGAAATCGGCGACGTTATCGATCGGTATACCGAGCTGACGGGGAAAACGGAGACGCCTCCGATGTGGTCGCTGGGCTTCCATCAAAGTAAATGGGGATACACACCGGAAGAACTCGTGAAGGTAGCCCAAACCTACCGCGAGAAGAAAATTCCGTTGGATACGATGCATTTTGATATCGACTACATGGATGGATACCGCGTGTTCACCTGGAACGACGAGTATAAACAAGCGCTGAAGACGCTGAAGGACGAAGGCTTCCACGCCATTACGATCAATGATCCGGCCGTCAAGCAGGACGAGAACTACAGCGTTTATCAAGAAGGAACCGCAAAGAATTTTTGGGCGAAAAATCCGGACGGCTCCACTTTCATAGGTGAGGTATGGCCGGGCAAATCCGCTTTCCCGAACTTCCTGAAGTCGGATGTCCGGAACTGGTGGGGCAACAATCTGGGCACTCTCTTAAACGAGGGAGTTGACGGCATTTGGAATGATATGAACGAGCCTGCCGTATTTGACGGCCCTTTCCATACGATGCCGCTGGATGTCGTGTTTGAAGACGACAATGGAGAGAAGGTAACCCATTCGGAATATCACAATCTTTATGGACATCATGAAGCTGAAGCGACCTATGACGGCTACCTCAAAAACAAACCGAACACCCGCCCATTTGTGCTGACTCGCGACATGTACGCAGGAACGCAGCGCTACGCGGCGCTCTGGACCGGCGACAACGTAAGCAACTGGGAACATTTGCAAATGTCGATCCCGATGAATGCAAACGTCGGTTTGTCCGGTGTTCCGTTTGTCGGCAATGATATCGGTGGCTTTGCGAAATCGCCAGGCAACGTTCCGACGCCTGAACTGTTCGCAAGATGGATCGAGGTCGGCGCCTTCCTGCCGTTTGCCCGCGATCACTATGACAATAGTGCCAAATCAGGACTCGGAACCGGACAGGAGCCTTGGGAATTTGGCAAAGAGGTTGAGGATATCAGCCGCAAATACATCTCGATGCGCTACGAGCTGATGCCTTACTTGTACAACCAGTTTAAGGAGTCGTCCGAGAACGGCCAGCCGGTTCAACAACCGCTCGTATACCAGTTCCAGGACGATCCAAAAACGTATAACATCGAAGATCAGTTTATGTTCGGCGATTCGATGATGCTTGCACCTGTTGTTAAAGAAGGCCAAACGAGCCGTGAAGTGTATCTGCCTGCAGGCGAGACATGGGTAGATTATTGGACAGGCAAGAAGTATGAAGGCAACCAGTCGATCACGGTAAACGCCGACCTTGGAACACTGCCGATGTTCGTGAAGAACAATTCGATCATTCCTCGTCAGGAAGTGGAGCAATCTACTGATGAGAAGAAGCTGGAAAATCTAATTCTCGACACGTACCTGAACGATAAAGCCACCTACAGCTTCTATGAGGACGATGCCGAGACTCTGGACTACAAGCAAGGCGAATTCAACATCACTGAATTCCAAGTGGACAAGAAAGGCAACCACATCGAGTTCAAGCAGGATAAAAAGGCTCAAAACTACGCTTCCGCCATTACGTCCTACACGCTTAAGCTGCATGATGCGGAGCAGCCGAACAAAGTTCAGGCAGCCGATCACAAATATGACCAAGCGGGCAGCTTAGAGCAACTAAACGGACAGGAAAACGGCTACTATTTCGATTCAGCCGAAAAAGTTCTGTATGTCAAGATACCGGCCGGTGAAAACCACAGCGTAAAAATTCAGTAA
- the nifH gene encoding nitrogenase iron protein, translated as MAKKLRQIAFYGKGGIGKSTTSQNTLAQLATTFGQKIMIVGCDPKADSTRLILNTKAQQTVLHLAAEMGSVEDLELEDVVATGFGGILCVESGGPEPGVGCAGRGIITSINFLEEQGAYDGMDFISYDVLGDVVCGGFAMPIRENKAQEIYIVCSGEMMAMYAANNIARGILKYAHSGGVRLGGLICNSRNTDREDELIMELARRLNTQMIHFVPRDNVVQHAELRRMTVTQYNPEHNQANEYKQLADKILHNEMLTIPTPIEMDELEQLLIEFGVVEDEETAIKKLEAKEAAGA; from the coding sequence ATGGCAAAGAAACTGAGACAAATCGCATTCTACGGTAAAGGCGGTATCGGTAAATCCACTACTTCGCAAAATACACTGGCTCAGCTGGCCACTACTTTCGGTCAGAAGATCATGATCGTTGGCTGTGACCCGAAAGCTGACTCCACTCGTCTGATTCTGAATACGAAAGCTCAGCAAACCGTGCTTCACCTGGCTGCTGAAATGGGTTCGGTTGAAGATCTCGAGCTCGAAGACGTAGTAGCTACCGGCTTCGGCGGCATCCTCTGCGTTGAATCCGGCGGTCCGGAACCAGGCGTAGGCTGCGCAGGACGCGGTATCATCACTTCGATCAACTTCCTGGAAGAGCAGGGCGCTTACGACGGCATGGACTTCATCTCCTACGACGTACTGGGTGACGTTGTGTGCGGCGGTTTCGCAATGCCGATCCGCGAGAACAAAGCGCAAGAAATCTACATTGTATGCTCCGGTGAAATGATGGCTATGTACGCAGCCAACAACATCGCTCGCGGTATTCTGAAATACGCGCACAGCGGCGGCGTTCGTCTGGGTGGTCTGATCTGTAACTCCCGTAACACTGACCGTGAAGATGAGCTGATCATGGAACTGGCTCGCCGTCTGAACACGCAGATGATTCACTTCGTGCCTCGCGACAACGTCGTACAGCATGCCGAGCTGAGAAGAATGACGGTTACCCAGTACAACCCGGAACACAATCAAGCCAACGAGTACAAGCAATTGGCTGACAAGATTCTGCACAACGAAATGCTGACCATCCCGACTCCAATCGAAATGGACGAACTCGAACAGCTGCTGATCGAATTCGGTGTGGTAGAAGACGAAGAAACAGCCATTAAGAAACTGGAAGCCAAAGAAGCAGCCGGAGCCTGA